The following proteins are encoded in a genomic region of Liolophura sinensis isolate JHLJ2023 chromosome 7, CUHK_Ljap_v2, whole genome shotgun sequence:
- the LOC135471962 gene encoding adhesion G protein-coupled receptor L3-like isoform X3 — MLTYCNYNADTIMFFTRCEGQRVCNLFASNALFGDPCDDTFKYLEIVYTCTTEPPPSTRLIRTTTTTTVTTTEYVETTPFPSPTSTIPPPPTTQTHPPTTRAHHSTTLSILTHSPTPALPPGGPEQKTTTTPPTPHRPPSPVTTTTTPKPQTSTPKSGPSTNSKGPLPIELTFCKETVRGGQHWPTTNVGIKSVLDCPGDLIGVVAWECGRYGWVGEPDDSGCKSPWLQDVIDEVKKNQSVEVVMDKIEDLTSKNILKPTDLKITTSIMNKMAERLKAEKSSSPAIVQKTASEMVQSASNLLAGKQRDSWADLDESDRTRVATSLVITVEDAAFAVVNTVDTQTTSDDNIFVEVNVIKTMNQDLTLPSSPPRGRSVWADNSDSITIPKESLQQHSQNGKVSVVFIAYNNLAEWMSPGDTDLSTGQSESGLGERITDTEVRTSSGNTTHKWAVNTKIISTSLNERTASVPLTKPVTFVLQHTNKSINLSPKCCYWNYSDTSKLGHWAEAGCRLITTNQTHTTCECDHLTNFAVLMDVAGTMLPAHHELPLQVITYAGCLISIFCLILAFITFFIFKNLQCDRNTIHKNLVLSLLIAESIFLAGIQQSETQILCAVIAGLLHFFFLASFAWMCLEGIQLYVMLIEVFEAEKSRVKWYYLFGYGLPAIIVGISAAVDHQGYGTERHCWLRTDTYFIWSFVGPVAAVITVNIVMLSIAVYMMCRHATTVPAIRSKEKPKMEKYSSQDVESGVSQPGLYGCDPKVKRVSDVPEYSCGSMDRLQPSASDGSMHLYERLAWIKGAAVLVVLLGLTWSFGILYINENTVIMAYLFTILNSLQGLFIFVFHCLMNEKVQKEYRKVARRTSWLPDCIRVKYGGYTGYSQSTTPNQSTSSGGNNYFSKLWSGRKRKKSTSSLLGKSNSSPSRRRQSNRPNSSSHESTVLTPISNQNGFIYTPGQNNGHQQTNTEHHSGINGDLSVVDCSVVDSEFVSEYCQENMKAHKDTPQKVSPYNADESIYHVYEEPMFRNKKPLNNSDDSIIKNRLSFMSTDTKDGIHYSEVSDEELFRMTEKEKRLSEYEREPLVFASKSERQLISEKVGGSPGPPGNNRRTRETSPSLTDLGPDTKAENDKNLSTPNLKYKETLKREVSAKGDPGADDPLLQPQSSLPNLSAVDEEMERELSFGSFDASPTGGSKAAKLTGKKVTRLNSDAQTKHDPHRFKLNTSSDC; from the exons AGCCCCCTCCTTCAACACGACTCATACGGACAACAACAACTACTACCGTCACAACGACAGAATACG tagAGACCACTCCATTTCCTTCTCCCACATCCACTATCCCACCCCCTCCCACCACCCAAACTCACCCTCCCACCACCCGGGCCCACCACTCCACCACACTGTCTATACTCACCCACAGTCCTACTCCAGCTCTGCCTCCAGGTGGTCCAGAACAGA AAACAACGACAACACCCCCAACTCCACACAGACCACCGTCCCCTGTTACAACGACGACCACACCCAAACCACAGACCTCCACACCCAAGTCTGGCCCGTCCACCAACTCTAAGGGGCCTCTGCCCATTGAGCTAACCTTCTGTAAGGAGACAGTGCGTGGAGGCCAGCATTGGCCAACGACCAATGTGGGCATCAAGAGTGTCCTTGACTGTCCAGGCGACCTGATTG GTGTCGTGGCGTGGGAATGTGGTCGCTATGGATGGGTGGGAGAGCCTGATGATAGTGGCTGTAAATCACCATGGTTACAGGATGTTATAGATGAG GTGAAAAAGAACCAATCAGTTGAAGTGGTCATGGATAAAATTGAAGACCTGACATCCAAGAATATTTTGAAACCAACTGATTTGAAGATAACCACGTCCATTATGAACAAGATGGCAGAGAGACTGAAGGCTGAGAAGTCATCCAGTCCAGCTATTGTTCAGAAAACTGCCAGT GAGATGGTCCAGTCGGCCAGTAACCTGTTGGCTGGTAAACAGCGGGACTCGTGGGCAGACCTGGATGAATCAGACCGGACCCGTGTGGCCACATCACTGGTCATCACTGTGGAGGACGCTGCCTTTGCCGTGGTCAATACGGTGGACACACAGACGACCTCTGATGACAATATAT TTGTGGAGGTGAATGTGATCAAGACGATGAACCAGGACCTCACCCTGCCCTCCTCCCCACCCAGGGGGCGCTCAGTATGGGCAGACAACTCTGACTCCATCACCATCCCTAAGGAGAGCCTTCAGCAACATAGCCAGAATG GTAAGGTGTCTGTGGTCTTCATTGCTTACAATAATCTGGCTGAGTGGATGAGCCCTGGGGATACTGACCTATCCACCGGTCAGTCAGAGAGTGGCCTGGGGGAGAGAATCACAGACACAGAGGTGCGGACTTCCAGCGGGAACACCACCCACAAGTGGGCAGTCAACACCAAGATCATCTCCACTTCTCTGAATGAGAGGACTGCCTCCGTACCACTGACAAAACCAGTCACCTTTGTCCTGCAGCACACTAAT aAAAGCATTAACCTGAGTCCAAAGTGTTGTTACTGGAATTACTCTGACAC ATCTAAGCTGGGTCACTGGGCAGAGGCTGGGTGTAGACTGATCACCACCAATCAGACCCACACTACCTGTGAATGTGACCACCTCACTAACTTTGCTGTTCTCATGGATGTAGCAGGTACCATG CTGCCTGCCCACCACGAGCTTCCCCTACAGGTCATCACATATGCCGGCTGTCTAATCTCCATCTTCTGTCTCATCCTAGCCTTCATCACCTTCTTCATCTTCAA AAACCTTCAGTGTGACCGGAACACCATTCACAAGAATCTGGTGCTGAGTCTGCTTATAGCGGAGTCCATCTTCCTGGCTGGAATACAGCAGAGTGAAACTCAG ATTCTGTGTGCGGTGATTGCGGGCCTCTTACACTTCTTTTTCCTGGCCTCGTTTGCCTGGATGTGCCTGGAGGGGATTCAGCTGTATGTCATGCTGATTGAGGTGTTTGAGGCGGAGAAGTCGCGCGTCAAGTGGTACTACCTCTTTGGTTACG GTCTTCCTGCCATCATTGTGGGTATATCAGCAGCTGTGGACCACCAGGGCTACGGGACAGAGCGTCA CTGCTGGCTGAGAACAGATACTTACTTCATCTGGAGTTTTGTGGGACCTGTGGCTGCTGTAATTACG GTAAATATTGTGATGTTGAGTATCGCGGTGTACATGATGTGTCGCCATGCCACAACAGTGCCAGCCATCAGGTCAAAGGAAAAACCAAAAATGgagaaatacag CAGCCAGGATGTTGAGAGTGGTGTCAGTCAGCCTGGACTATATGGTTGTGACCCCAAGGTCAAACGCGTTTCTGATGTCCC TGAGTATTCTTGTGGGAGCATGGACCGGCTACAGCCCTCAGCCAGTGATGGCTCCATGCATCTGTATGAGCGACT GGCGTGGATCAAGGGTGCAGCTGTACTCGTGGTATTGCTTGGGCTTACCTGGTCATTTGGCATCCTCTACATCAACGAGAACACTGTGATCATGGCCTACTTGTTCACCATCCTCAACAGTCTGCAGGGTCTCTTCATCTTTGTCTTCCACTGCCTCATGAATGAGAAG gTACAGAAGGAGTACCGTAAAGTGGCGAGGAGAACATCCTGGTTACCGGACTGCATCCGTGTGAAGTATGGTGGTTACACAGGCTATAGTCAGTCCACAACGCCTAATCAGTCCACGTCGTCAGGTGGTAACAAT TACTTTTCCAAGTTATGGAGTGGTAGAAAGAGAAAGAAGTCCACATCTTCTCTCCTGGGCAAGTCAAACTCATCCCCATCCAGAC GGCGTCAGAGTAACAGGCCGAACTCCAGCAGCCATGAGAGCACTGTCCTGACCCCAATCTCCAACCAGAACGGCTTCATCTACACCCCGGGGCAGAACAACGGCCACCAGCAGACCAATACAGAACACCACAGTGGCATCAATGGGGATCTCTCGGTAGTGGACTGCTCTGTGGTGGATAGTGAGTTCGTGAGTGAGTACTGTCAGGAGAATATGAAGGCCCACAAGGACACTCCGCAGAAAGTTTCCCCGTATAATGCCGACGAGTCCATCTACCATGTATACGAGGAGCCCATGTTCCGCAATAAGAAACCCCTGAACAACTCTGATGACTCCATCATCAAGAATCGCCTATCCTTCATGTCCACTGACACCAAAGACGGCATACATTACTCTGAGGTGAGTGACGAGGAGCTGTTCAGGATGACCGAGAAAGAGAAAAGACTGAGTGAGTACGAGAGAGAACCCCTGGTATTTGCCAGCAAATCAGAACGACAGCTGATCAGCGAAAAGGTTGGAGGATCGCCAGGGCCTCCGGGGAACAACAGACGCACACGAGAAACGTCGCCATCCCTGACAGACCTTGGTCCTGACACCAAGGCAGAAAATGACAAGAATCTCAGCACACCTAACTTGAAGTACAAGGAGACCCTGAAAAGGGAGGTGTCTGCTAAAGGTGACCCAGGGGCGGATGACCCCCTACTGCAGCCTCAGTCCAGTTTACCAAACCTCTCTGCTGTGGATGAGGAAATGGAACGGGAATTGTCTTTCGGGTCATTTGATGCCTCGCCCACTGGTGGATCAAAAGCTGCCAAGCTGACGGGGAAGAAAGTGACGAGGTTAAACTCTGACGCACAGACAAAGCATGACCCACATAGGTTCAAGCTGAATACTTCTAGTGACTGCTGA
- the LOC135471962 gene encoding adhesion G protein-coupled receptor L3-like isoform X4, with translation MLTYCNYNADTIMFFTRCEGQRVCNLFASNALFGDPCDDTFKYLEIVYTCTTEPPPSTRLIRTTTTTTVTTTEYETTPFPSPTSTIPPPPTTQTHPPTTRAHHSTTLSILTHSPTPALPPGGPEQKTTTTPPTPHRPPSPVTTTTTPKPQTSTPKSGPSTNSKGPLPIELTFCKETVRGGQHWPTTNVGIKSVLDCPGDLIGVVAWECGRYGWVGEPDDSGCKSPWLQDVIDEVKKNQSVEVVMDKIEDLTSKNILKPTDLKITTSIMNKMAERLKAEKSSSPAIVQKTASEMVQSASNLLAGKQRDSWADLDESDRTRVATSLVITVEDAAFAVVNTVDTQTTSDDNIFVEVNVIKTMNQDLTLPSSPPRGRSVWADNSDSITIPKESLQQHSQNGKVSVVFIAYNNLAEWMSPGDTDLSTGQSESGLGERITDTEVRTSSGNTTHKWAVNTKIISTSLNERTASVPLTKPVTFVLQHTNKSINLSPKCCYWNYSDTSKLGHWAEAGCRLITTNQTHTTCECDHLTNFAVLMDVAGTMLPAHHELPLQVITYAGCLISIFCLILAFITFFIFKNLQCDRNTIHKNLVLSLLIAESIFLAGIQQSETQILCAVIAGLLHFFFLASFAWMCLEGIQLYVMLIEVFEAEKSRVKWYYLFGYGLPAIIVGISAAVDHQGYGTERHCWLRTDTYFIWSFVGPVAAVITVNIVMLSIAVYMMCRHATTVPAIRSKEKPKMEKYSSQDVESGVSQPGLYGCDPKVKRVSDVPEYSCGSMDRLQPSASDGSMHLYERLAWIKGAAVLVVLLGLTWSFGILYINENTVIMAYLFTILNSLQGLFIFVFHCLMNEKVQKEYRKVARRTSWLPDCIRVKYGGYTGYSQSTTPNQSTSSGGNNYFSKLWSGRKRKKSTSSLLGKSNSSPSRRRQSNRPNSSSHESTVLTPISNQNGFIYTPGQNNGHQQTNTEHHSGINGDLSVVDCSVVDSEFVSEYCQENMKAHKDTPQKVSPYNADESIYHVYEEPMFRNKKPLNNSDDSIIKNRLSFMSTDTKDGIHYSEVSDEELFRMTEKEKRLSEYEREPLVFASKSERQLISEKVGGSPGPPGNNRRTRETSPSLTDLGPDTKAENDKNLSTPNLKYKETLKREVSAKGDPGADDPLLQPQSSLPNLSAVDEEMERELSFGSFDASPTGGSKAAKLTGKKVTRLNSDAQTKHDPHRFKLNTSSDC, from the exons AGCCCCCTCCTTCAACACGACTCATACGGACAACAACAACTACTACCGTCACAACGACAGAATACG AGACCACTCCATTTCCTTCTCCCACATCCACTATCCCACCCCCTCCCACCACCCAAACTCACCCTCCCACCACCCGGGCCCACCACTCCACCACACTGTCTATACTCACCCACAGTCCTACTCCAGCTCTGCCTCCAGGTGGTCCAGAACAGA AAACAACGACAACACCCCCAACTCCACACAGACCACCGTCCCCTGTTACAACGACGACCACACCCAAACCACAGACCTCCACACCCAAGTCTGGCCCGTCCACCAACTCTAAGGGGCCTCTGCCCATTGAGCTAACCTTCTGTAAGGAGACAGTGCGTGGAGGCCAGCATTGGCCAACGACCAATGTGGGCATCAAGAGTGTCCTTGACTGTCCAGGCGACCTGATTG GTGTCGTGGCGTGGGAATGTGGTCGCTATGGATGGGTGGGAGAGCCTGATGATAGTGGCTGTAAATCACCATGGTTACAGGATGTTATAGATGAG GTGAAAAAGAACCAATCAGTTGAAGTGGTCATGGATAAAATTGAAGACCTGACATCCAAGAATATTTTGAAACCAACTGATTTGAAGATAACCACGTCCATTATGAACAAGATGGCAGAGAGACTGAAGGCTGAGAAGTCATCCAGTCCAGCTATTGTTCAGAAAACTGCCAGT GAGATGGTCCAGTCGGCCAGTAACCTGTTGGCTGGTAAACAGCGGGACTCGTGGGCAGACCTGGATGAATCAGACCGGACCCGTGTGGCCACATCACTGGTCATCACTGTGGAGGACGCTGCCTTTGCCGTGGTCAATACGGTGGACACACAGACGACCTCTGATGACAATATAT TTGTGGAGGTGAATGTGATCAAGACGATGAACCAGGACCTCACCCTGCCCTCCTCCCCACCCAGGGGGCGCTCAGTATGGGCAGACAACTCTGACTCCATCACCATCCCTAAGGAGAGCCTTCAGCAACATAGCCAGAATG GTAAGGTGTCTGTGGTCTTCATTGCTTACAATAATCTGGCTGAGTGGATGAGCCCTGGGGATACTGACCTATCCACCGGTCAGTCAGAGAGTGGCCTGGGGGAGAGAATCACAGACACAGAGGTGCGGACTTCCAGCGGGAACACCACCCACAAGTGGGCAGTCAACACCAAGATCATCTCCACTTCTCTGAATGAGAGGACTGCCTCCGTACCACTGACAAAACCAGTCACCTTTGTCCTGCAGCACACTAAT aAAAGCATTAACCTGAGTCCAAAGTGTTGTTACTGGAATTACTCTGACAC ATCTAAGCTGGGTCACTGGGCAGAGGCTGGGTGTAGACTGATCACCACCAATCAGACCCACACTACCTGTGAATGTGACCACCTCACTAACTTTGCTGTTCTCATGGATGTAGCAGGTACCATG CTGCCTGCCCACCACGAGCTTCCCCTACAGGTCATCACATATGCCGGCTGTCTAATCTCCATCTTCTGTCTCATCCTAGCCTTCATCACCTTCTTCATCTTCAA AAACCTTCAGTGTGACCGGAACACCATTCACAAGAATCTGGTGCTGAGTCTGCTTATAGCGGAGTCCATCTTCCTGGCTGGAATACAGCAGAGTGAAACTCAG ATTCTGTGTGCGGTGATTGCGGGCCTCTTACACTTCTTTTTCCTGGCCTCGTTTGCCTGGATGTGCCTGGAGGGGATTCAGCTGTATGTCATGCTGATTGAGGTGTTTGAGGCGGAGAAGTCGCGCGTCAAGTGGTACTACCTCTTTGGTTACG GTCTTCCTGCCATCATTGTGGGTATATCAGCAGCTGTGGACCACCAGGGCTACGGGACAGAGCGTCA CTGCTGGCTGAGAACAGATACTTACTTCATCTGGAGTTTTGTGGGACCTGTGGCTGCTGTAATTACG GTAAATATTGTGATGTTGAGTATCGCGGTGTACATGATGTGTCGCCATGCCACAACAGTGCCAGCCATCAGGTCAAAGGAAAAACCAAAAATGgagaaatacag CAGCCAGGATGTTGAGAGTGGTGTCAGTCAGCCTGGACTATATGGTTGTGACCCCAAGGTCAAACGCGTTTCTGATGTCCC TGAGTATTCTTGTGGGAGCATGGACCGGCTACAGCCCTCAGCCAGTGATGGCTCCATGCATCTGTATGAGCGACT GGCGTGGATCAAGGGTGCAGCTGTACTCGTGGTATTGCTTGGGCTTACCTGGTCATTTGGCATCCTCTACATCAACGAGAACACTGTGATCATGGCCTACTTGTTCACCATCCTCAACAGTCTGCAGGGTCTCTTCATCTTTGTCTTCCACTGCCTCATGAATGAGAAG gTACAGAAGGAGTACCGTAAAGTGGCGAGGAGAACATCCTGGTTACCGGACTGCATCCGTGTGAAGTATGGTGGTTACACAGGCTATAGTCAGTCCACAACGCCTAATCAGTCCACGTCGTCAGGTGGTAACAAT TACTTTTCCAAGTTATGGAGTGGTAGAAAGAGAAAGAAGTCCACATCTTCTCTCCTGGGCAAGTCAAACTCATCCCCATCCAGAC GGCGTCAGAGTAACAGGCCGAACTCCAGCAGCCATGAGAGCACTGTCCTGACCCCAATCTCCAACCAGAACGGCTTCATCTACACCCCGGGGCAGAACAACGGCCACCAGCAGACCAATACAGAACACCACAGTGGCATCAATGGGGATCTCTCGGTAGTGGACTGCTCTGTGGTGGATAGTGAGTTCGTGAGTGAGTACTGTCAGGAGAATATGAAGGCCCACAAGGACACTCCGCAGAAAGTTTCCCCGTATAATGCCGACGAGTCCATCTACCATGTATACGAGGAGCCCATGTTCCGCAATAAGAAACCCCTGAACAACTCTGATGACTCCATCATCAAGAATCGCCTATCCTTCATGTCCACTGACACCAAAGACGGCATACATTACTCTGAGGTGAGTGACGAGGAGCTGTTCAGGATGACCGAGAAAGAGAAAAGACTGAGTGAGTACGAGAGAGAACCCCTGGTATTTGCCAGCAAATCAGAACGACAGCTGATCAGCGAAAAGGTTGGAGGATCGCCAGGGCCTCCGGGGAACAACAGACGCACACGAGAAACGTCGCCATCCCTGACAGACCTTGGTCCTGACACCAAGGCAGAAAATGACAAGAATCTCAGCACACCTAACTTGAAGTACAAGGAGACCCTGAAAAGGGAGGTGTCTGCTAAAGGTGACCCAGGGGCGGATGACCCCCTACTGCAGCCTCAGTCCAGTTTACCAAACCTCTCTGCTGTGGATGAGGAAATGGAACGGGAATTGTCTTTCGGGTCATTTGATGCCTCGCCCACTGGTGGATCAAAAGCTGCCAAGCTGACGGGGAAGAAAGTGACGAGGTTAAACTCTGACGCACAGACAAAGCATGACCCACATAGGTTCAAGCTGAATACTTCTAGTGACTGCTGA
- the LOC135471962 gene encoding adhesion G protein-coupled receptor L3-like isoform X5, protein MLTYCNYNADTIMFFTRCEGQRVCNLFASNALFGDPCDDTFKYLEIVYTCTTETTTTPPTPHRPPSPVTTTTTPKPQTSTPKSGPSTNSKGPLPIELTFCKETVRGGQHWPTTNVGIKSVLDCPGDLIGVVAWECGRYGWVGEPDDSGCKSPWLQDVIDEVKKNQSVEVVMDKIEDLTSKNILKPTDLKITTSIMNKMAERLKAEKSSSPAIVQKTASEMVQSASNLLAGKQRDSWADLDESDRTRVATSLVITVEDAAFAVVNTVDTQTTSDDNIFVEVNVIKTMNQDLTLPSSPPRGRSVWADNSDSITIPKESLQQHSQNGKVSVVFIAYNNLAEWMSPGDTDLSTGQSESGLGERITDTEVRTSSGNTTHKWAVNTKIISTSLNERTASVPLTKPVTFVLQHTNKSINLSPKCCYWNYSDTSKLGHWAEAGCRLITTNQTHTTCECDHLTNFAVLMDVAGTMLPAHHELPLQVITYAGCLISIFCLILAFITFFIFKNLQCDRNTIHKNLVLSLLIAESIFLAGIQQSETQILCAVIAGLLHFFFLASFAWMCLEGIQLYVMLIEVFEAEKSRVKWYYLFGYGLPAIIVGISAAVDHQGYGTERHCWLRTDTYFIWSFVGPVAAVITVNIVMLSIAVYMMCRHATTVPAIRSKEKPKMEKYSSQDVESGVSQPGLYGCDPKVKRVSDVPEYSCGSMDRLQPSASDGSMHLYERLAWIKGAAVLVVLLGLTWSFGILYINENTVIMAYLFTILNSLQGLFIFVFHCLMNEKVQKEYRKVARRTSWLPDCIRVKYGGYTGYSQSTTPNQSTSSGGNNYFSKLWSGRKRKKSTSSLLGKSNSSPSRRRQSNRPNSSSHESTVLTPISNQNGFIYTPGQNNGHQQTNTEHHSGINGDLSVVDCSVVDSEFVSEYCQENMKAHKDTPQKVSPYNADESIYHVYEEPMFRNKKPLNNSDDSIIKNRLSFMSTDTKDGIHYSEVSDEELFRMTEKEKRLSEYEREPLVFASKSERQLISEKVGGSPGPPGNNRRTRETSPSLTDLGPDTKAENDKNLSTPNLKYKETLKREVSAKGDPGADDPLLQPQSSLPNLSAVDEEMERELSFGSFDASPTGGSKAAKLTGKKVTRLNSDAQTKHDPHRFKLNTSSDC, encoded by the exons AAACAACGACAACACCCCCAACTCCACACAGACCACCGTCCCCTGTTACAACGACGACCACACCCAAACCACAGACCTCCACACCCAAGTCTGGCCCGTCCACCAACTCTAAGGGGCCTCTGCCCATTGAGCTAACCTTCTGTAAGGAGACAGTGCGTGGAGGCCAGCATTGGCCAACGACCAATGTGGGCATCAAGAGTGTCCTTGACTGTCCAGGCGACCTGATTG GTGTCGTGGCGTGGGAATGTGGTCGCTATGGATGGGTGGGAGAGCCTGATGATAGTGGCTGTAAATCACCATGGTTACAGGATGTTATAGATGAG GTGAAAAAGAACCAATCAGTTGAAGTGGTCATGGATAAAATTGAAGACCTGACATCCAAGAATATTTTGAAACCAACTGATTTGAAGATAACCACGTCCATTATGAACAAGATGGCAGAGAGACTGAAGGCTGAGAAGTCATCCAGTCCAGCTATTGTTCAGAAAACTGCCAGT GAGATGGTCCAGTCGGCCAGTAACCTGTTGGCTGGTAAACAGCGGGACTCGTGGGCAGACCTGGATGAATCAGACCGGACCCGTGTGGCCACATCACTGGTCATCACTGTGGAGGACGCTGCCTTTGCCGTGGTCAATACGGTGGACACACAGACGACCTCTGATGACAATATAT TTGTGGAGGTGAATGTGATCAAGACGATGAACCAGGACCTCACCCTGCCCTCCTCCCCACCCAGGGGGCGCTCAGTATGGGCAGACAACTCTGACTCCATCACCATCCCTAAGGAGAGCCTTCAGCAACATAGCCAGAATG GTAAGGTGTCTGTGGTCTTCATTGCTTACAATAATCTGGCTGAGTGGATGAGCCCTGGGGATACTGACCTATCCACCGGTCAGTCAGAGAGTGGCCTGGGGGAGAGAATCACAGACACAGAGGTGCGGACTTCCAGCGGGAACACCACCCACAAGTGGGCAGTCAACACCAAGATCATCTCCACTTCTCTGAATGAGAGGACTGCCTCCGTACCACTGACAAAACCAGTCACCTTTGTCCTGCAGCACACTAAT aAAAGCATTAACCTGAGTCCAAAGTGTTGTTACTGGAATTACTCTGACAC ATCTAAGCTGGGTCACTGGGCAGAGGCTGGGTGTAGACTGATCACCACCAATCAGACCCACACTACCTGTGAATGTGACCACCTCACTAACTTTGCTGTTCTCATGGATGTAGCAGGTACCATG CTGCCTGCCCACCACGAGCTTCCCCTACAGGTCATCACATATGCCGGCTGTCTAATCTCCATCTTCTGTCTCATCCTAGCCTTCATCACCTTCTTCATCTTCAA AAACCTTCAGTGTGACCGGAACACCATTCACAAGAATCTGGTGCTGAGTCTGCTTATAGCGGAGTCCATCTTCCTGGCTGGAATACAGCAGAGTGAAACTCAG ATTCTGTGTGCGGTGATTGCGGGCCTCTTACACTTCTTTTTCCTGGCCTCGTTTGCCTGGATGTGCCTGGAGGGGATTCAGCTGTATGTCATGCTGATTGAGGTGTTTGAGGCGGAGAAGTCGCGCGTCAAGTGGTACTACCTCTTTGGTTACG GTCTTCCTGCCATCATTGTGGGTATATCAGCAGCTGTGGACCACCAGGGCTACGGGACAGAGCGTCA CTGCTGGCTGAGAACAGATACTTACTTCATCTGGAGTTTTGTGGGACCTGTGGCTGCTGTAATTACG GTAAATATTGTGATGTTGAGTATCGCGGTGTACATGATGTGTCGCCATGCCACAACAGTGCCAGCCATCAGGTCAAAGGAAAAACCAAAAATGgagaaatacag CAGCCAGGATGTTGAGAGTGGTGTCAGTCAGCCTGGACTATATGGTTGTGACCCCAAGGTCAAACGCGTTTCTGATGTCCC TGAGTATTCTTGTGGGAGCATGGACCGGCTACAGCCCTCAGCCAGTGATGGCTCCATGCATCTGTATGAGCGACT GGCGTGGATCAAGGGTGCAGCTGTACTCGTGGTATTGCTTGGGCTTACCTGGTCATTTGGCATCCTCTACATCAACGAGAACACTGTGATCATGGCCTACTTGTTCACCATCCTCAACAGTCTGCAGGGTCTCTTCATCTTTGTCTTCCACTGCCTCATGAATGAGAAG gTACAGAAGGAGTACCGTAAAGTGGCGAGGAGAACATCCTGGTTACCGGACTGCATCCGTGTGAAGTATGGTGGTTACACAGGCTATAGTCAGTCCACAACGCCTAATCAGTCCACGTCGTCAGGTGGTAACAAT TACTTTTCCAAGTTATGGAGTGGTAGAAAGAGAAAGAAGTCCACATCTTCTCTCCTGGGCAAGTCAAACTCATCCCCATCCAGAC GGCGTCAGAGTAACAGGCCGAACTCCAGCAGCCATGAGAGCACTGTCCTGACCCCAATCTCCAACCAGAACGGCTTCATCTACACCCCGGGGCAGAACAACGGCCACCAGCAGACCAATACAGAACACCACAGTGGCATCAATGGGGATCTCTCGGTAGTGGACTGCTCTGTGGTGGATAGTGAGTTCGTGAGTGAGTACTGTCAGGAGAATATGAAGGCCCACAAGGACACTCCGCAGAAAGTTTCCCCGTATAATGCCGACGAGTCCATCTACCATGTATACGAGGAGCCCATGTTCCGCAATAAGAAACCCCTGAACAACTCTGATGACTCCATCATCAAGAATCGCCTATCCTTCATGTCCACTGACACCAAAGACGGCATACATTACTCTGAGGTGAGTGACGAGGAGCTGTTCAGGATGACCGAGAAAGAGAAAAGACTGAGTGAGTACGAGAGAGAACCCCTGGTATTTGCCAGCAAATCAGAACGACAGCTGATCAGCGAAAAGGTTGGAGGATCGCCAGGGCCTCCGGGGAACAACAGACGCACACGAGAAACGTCGCCATCCCTGACAGACCTTGGTCCTGACACCAAGGCAGAAAATGACAAGAATCTCAGCACACCTAACTTGAAGTACAAGGAGACCCTGAAAAGGGAGGTGTCTGCTAAAGGTGACCCAGGGGCGGATGACCCCCTACTGCAGCCTCAGTCCAGTTTACCAAACCTCTCTGCTGTGGATGAGGAAATGGAACGGGAATTGTCTTTCGGGTCATTTGATGCCTCGCCCACTGGTGGATCAAAAGCTGCCAAGCTGACGGGGAAGAAAGTGACGAGGTTAAACTCTGACGCACAGACAAAGCATGACCCACATAGGTTCAAGCTGAATACTTCTAGTGACTGCTGA